GCGTACACAGTTTAGGAGGCGTATCTTGACACAGTGTGCTTGAACATGGTACAAGATCCCTCACAGTACGATGTGCTGGTCATGCCGAATTTGTATGGAGATATCCTATCCGATCTTTGTGCTGGATTAGTGGGAGGTCTTGGAGTAACACCGTCAGGAAATATTGGAGAAGACGCAGCAGTGTTCGAGTATGTTTTTATATAGTTTCTAGGGAGAGAATACTATGTCAAATGTTGGTTGTCCCATATTTTATGCTTCGTGTTATTCCTTCAACTTGTTGAGGTCCGTCCACGGGACAGCTCCGGATATCGCTGGTCAAGACAAGGCAAATCCCACAGCTCTGTTGCTATCTGCAGTAATGATGTTGCGGTACATGAATCTTACCGAGCACGCCTCGAAAATTGAGCGTGCTGTTTTTGAGGCGATTGCCGACGGAACTGCGAAAACGGGAGATCTTGGAGGTTAGCAAGCTTTATGAAAAGTGTGGATTGTTGAACATTGTTAAGTTGGAAAATTAACTGGTATCTGAAGGAACCCAGCTGTTGCAACTGCAACTCATCACCTAAAACTCCTTGATATAGTatcctttctacttttttcttgctactCCATTCTCTTCTCTGTTCTGTACATTTGAGCGCACAGATACTTAGTgataaaaaaatgtgaacataTTTGGAAGCAGTTTCttttaattcttatttctGGTTAAGTTCCTTATAGGTACCGGCACCTGTTCTTCCTTCACAGCTGATGTTTGTGCTCGCATTCGGAACATGGACTAATAAGATCATTCTTGCAGCTTCTTAGCTATCAAATCCaggtttttcaaatattaGATTAGGGTGTGTTTGACGGAATAAGTACCTTGTAATCCAATGTCCAGTCATGTTTTATGAACTAAGTTCAAGCTCTTTGGGACCTCACACTGTTGTAACTGCTTAATGCTGATGAACTCTAATGTTTGTTCCCTCTAATTTACTCACTAGTTCGTACTCAACACTTTCAAGCATATTTGATTTATCAGTAATCTAGGGattaattgaatttaatttcaattcaagGCAGTTGATATGTTGTCTATAttataaacataataaaacTATTTTCTATTGGCCCCAGCCGTGTACGACGGGGTTCGAGCTTTATTACCATTGTATCTCATGCTAGGATTCTGTTTGAAGTAGAGATCGATTTCCAGTTGAGAGGTTTACTCTCTGAACAATACACGTTCgtagtgttttgtttttcttgggTCAGCACTCACCAGGAATACTGCGTATGATCGTGATTGTCAAATTGGAAAGCGaggaaatttttctccaaattagAAGCGAGTGTGGGGATGGAATGTGCCCTAGTAAAGGGAAGAGCGTAGCTCCGAGAAATCAGTAACTAAGAACTATCGAATCGGAAAACTGACATGAACATTCTAGATCTGAGGCAATCTGAGGCCTGCGCGCTAATACctccgaaaagaaaagaattttttatttgtgtccGCTTGAGAAATGATCAAGGGTATCGTTTGAAACCATGCATTTTCAGAGTCGTCTATAACATAGTTGTTGAACTGTGGTGCATTGATATAATACTGAAACTCCTCTACGAACTTTCAGCTTAAGAAGAACTTCAATTACTTACAAAGAGGACTTGAGGTAGGAGAAGAAAACCTGTGAATTATTACAGCCTTGAAGATGTAGATTCTTATACGGTGTAGTCGCGTGAAGTGATTTTAATTAACGACTTACGAACGTCCAGAACGTAACTCGTTCATAAGTTGAAGAATACCTGTACAGTAATTTCTCCGTCTAATAATAAGTTCTATTTCAAAGTCTCTCCATGttcagaatgaaaataaatttgtttattttttcttcaacaagcAGTCAGTAATCCAGATGCCAAattcacaaacaaaaaagttatGGATCATAAACTTCatgaatgaaaatacaaatgtCATATCCTTAAATTATGAGAGTTTATTTTTAAGTGGAATGTTACTTCTTTATCAGTGTTTTGGACGTCAACCTAGAAATGACATCATTTTCTCCTATAAGTGGCTGCACCGTCTTATTTCATTGTGATTGGTTTTCCTTCTGACGTCGCTGAAAGTCGCCTTATCCCACTTCTATCCTCCACAGTCACATCATATGATCCATTTTGATGTCTACTTAGTCCGAGTGGTTTACACAAGACGGCGTTCCTGCTGCGATGTTCATAAAACTAGCCGATAAACTACCTTTACTGGTagtatagaaatagaaattttccttcCTCCAGAGGAAGAGTTCTTGTGTGCGACTTTTAGGAACTTTTCAGAGATCAATAAACTTTCCAAGAAGTTCCAGCTATTATTGAACTATATATAACTGAACTCTAATGATTTGTGTTCGCAGGAAGGGAACCCATAGACGCCTAGTGAAATCCTTTGCTCGGGCACGTTCTTAAGAGCGGACAACCAGCTAATCTTCTAATAGTCTGATGAAGTTATCATGTCATAGTGATAACGATACACGCTGCtatgaaaaggaaatgaagcaaaaagagAAGGGAAACAATATTGGAATCGAGAGCAGATTCGAAGCGCTGTGGGTTGATATGGCTGTGATTGTCATAAAAAACCGCTTCTTTCATGACTTTTTTACGATTAAAGAGAGGTAAACGGAACCAGCCCGGACCCCGCAATCTGCAACGCCATCTCTAActtttcccgtggattccctcatcatgtcggattcgtggtatgctgtatTTAAAATAGtccaaagagaaaaatccaacGAAGAAGTTCGAGCTGCAAATGTCTAGACGGTTCGAAGTACAAACGTTGCAAAAATGTCTTTTCCTGTAAtcttattgaaaaaatgaaaaatagacaggaaagattgaaaaatttcagatagCTGCACTGCATATTTGCGTCCTACTAAGAAGCAAATTGAGGAAGCATATTGGTCATAGTGAGAACTGTATACTCAGAAAGAGAAGCCTTATTCCTATAGCGCAATTCCAGAATATTCTAACCCCTTCCCTTTTTTGTCTAATTTTACAGTCTAATTCTTAGTCTTCTTCAACTATACCATTGGTATGGCTGAAATGAAGAGAATTGTTCAGGCACATTCAGGGAATCATGTGTCATTTTAACTTGCTTCGCGCAAGCACCAGGAATAAAGAACCAGTTTTACTGCGTCGTGATTAACATTCTTGAATTAATCTTTATACAATACTTTGCATCCTGTAATGAGCTACACTATCGACAACATACCTCCATTAACACTTGGTTTTGGAAAGCAACCTGTCGAAGCACTTCCGATAGAAAATGAACCATACTGGTTTGGTGGTTCCACTGTTTTATTTGCATTGGTGTTGTTGGGAATGAGTTTATCGGATACTCCCACGTTAGCTCAAACAAGCAAATGCTGCACTTGGTTAGGACAACACGGCAAGGAAGCAACGGCAGAAAAAATAGGTGTACCTATTCGCCATGCCGCCATGAAgccatgggacccgtcgcaccccattacGACGGTTCTTGGCGCTGGACACCAACACATGGGACCATCCCACACCGTTTTGTCGCATTCCTTTCGCAGGCACACCAATTGAACCCCGTTGAACGCGACTGAATGCTTTCTGGAATCTAGTTATACATACATGTGATAGTGGGTGACTTGAGACTTAGGGTATTTTAtcaccctaattgaacagaccaaagcggtggttcagtggaatgtttATTAAGTGAATAAAGTGAGTGCCAGCAAATAGGATTCAATGAAAggagtgggcagagcgttgtctgccgcactcttggacggtacaaATCGTGATTGGAGCCAAATAACCATAACGGCCAACGGTACcttataccacgccccttatctatcatcggggtcgatgataatACATGCATACACGTGGCAGCACGAAACTACTACgattttcctcctttctcttttgaaaaggGCAATAGAGAGATGAAAGAATGGATGACAAGGAGGAGATCCTAAGAGTTGAGGGAaaagacagaagaaaagaaagggcAGATGAAATGCAGTGAGGAACAATCTCACTTTTCCTCCGGGCCTGAACACACCGAGAAACGACAATTCAGATCCCAGTTCGCTCAGAAATTAATGGTGCACCTGTACAAGTCACctgttttgttgttcttgCTATTGTTATTATGTTATTGTGTTATTGTTATTCTGTTATTGTTATATTGTTCTACAtaccagtaattcttccagaaGCTGTTCCTAGTTAACGTTCGGGCTCTCCTACTGGTCACACCGGTAAAGAATGTTCTCAAACTGCATACGACCTCTTTCCTAATTCGTCTGGGAAAACAGATGCTCTTTTCACTTTGTGGCTAGATTCAATTTTTGCTGCAGGGAGGCTAAATCAAACCAATGTAGAATGTTGACACTACTGAGACGTCGAATAGACAGCACATGCGATCGGTACGgtacaaaaattttctattttttctccgaGCTTTTACTCcgattttccacttttttgttaAACCTACTACATGTAGCTGATTTGAAAAGTGCAATCCCGTttagaaaagttgaaaattacaGCGGGAAAACATGTTATTCCGATTCGTTGGATTCGTTGGAAATAGCGCTCACAAAAGTTAAGCAATGTTTCAGTTCTTGCCCTTTTtgctttaattttgttttctcttgatGCTCTTTTATCATGTTTTGCACCTTCTCTAcgattctttttgtttccgaAG
The Necator americanus strain Aroian chromosome I, whole genome shotgun sequence genome window above contains:
- a CDS encoding hypothetical protein (NECATOR_CHRI.G2859.T1), which gives rise to MKKCFPVLNTANGVIVGEATLPVRRNRFNTFLNQQASSARELEHVQRPTYAKAFSRVQRGSIGVPAKGMRQNGVGWSHVLVSSAKNRRNGVRRVPWLHGGMANSICLFELTWEYPINSFPTTPMQIKQWNHQTSMVHFLSEVLRQVAFQNQVLMEVDVQNTDKEVTFHLKINSHNLRI
- a CDS encoding hypothetical protein (NECATOR_CHRI.G2860.T1), whose translation is MSYTIDNIPPLTLGFGKQPVEALPIENEPYWFGGSTVLFALVLLGMSLSDTPTLAQTSKCCTWLGQHGKEATAEKIGVPIRHAAMKPWDPSHPITTVLGAGHQHMGPSHTVLSHSFRRHTN